The following are encoded in a window of Streptomyces griseiscabiei genomic DNA:
- a CDS encoding ATP-dependent 6-phosphofructokinase — translation MRIGVLTAGGDCPGLNAVIRSVVHRAVTQYGDEVIGFEDGYAGLLDGRYRTLDLESVSGILARGGTILGSSRLQRDRLREACENAQDMAHQFGIDVLIPIGGEGTLTAARMLSDAGLPVVGVPKTIDNDISSTDRTFGFDTAVGVATEAMDRLKTTAESHQRVMVVEVMGRHAGWIALESGMAAGAHGICLPERAFDPADLVKMVEERFSRGKKFAVICVAEGAHPAEGSMDYGHGEIDQFGHERFQGIGAALAYELERRLGKEAKPVILGHIQRGGTPTAYDRVLATRFGWHAVEAAHRADYGRMTALRGTDVVMVPLAEAVTELKTVPKDRMDEAESVF, via the coding sequence ATGCGTATCGGAGTTCTCACCGCAGGCGGCGACTGTCCGGGCCTGAACGCAGTGATCCGGTCGGTCGTGCACCGAGCGGTCACCCAGTACGGCGACGAGGTCATCGGCTTCGAGGACGGCTACGCGGGTCTGTTGGACGGCCGCTACCGCACCCTCGACCTGGAGTCCGTCAGCGGCATCCTGGCCCGTGGCGGGACGATCCTGGGCTCCTCCCGCCTCCAGCGCGACCGCCTCCGCGAGGCCTGCGAGAACGCGCAGGACATGGCCCACCAGTTCGGTATCGACGTACTGATCCCGATCGGCGGCGAGGGCACGCTGACCGCGGCCCGCATGCTGTCGGACGCGGGTCTGCCGGTGGTCGGCGTCCCGAAGACCATCGACAACGACATCTCGTCGACGGACCGCACCTTCGGCTTCGACACGGCGGTCGGGGTCGCCACGGAGGCCATGGACCGCCTCAAGACGACCGCCGAGTCCCACCAGCGGGTGATGGTCGTCGAGGTCATGGGCCGGCACGCGGGCTGGATCGCGCTGGAGTCGGGCATGGCGGCGGGCGCGCACGGCATCTGCCTGCCGGAGCGGGCCTTCGACCCCGCCGACCTGGTGAAGATGGTCGAGGAGCGCTTCTCGCGCGGCAAGAAGTTCGCGGTCATCTGCGTCGCCGAGGGCGCGCACCCGGCCGAGGGCTCCATGGACTACGGCCACGGCGAGATCGACCAGTTCGGCCACGAGCGCTTCCAGGGCATCGGGGCGGCACTGGCGTACGAGCTGGAGCGGCGCCTCGGCAAGGAGGCCAAGCCGGTCATTCTCGGACACATCCAGCGCGGCGGCACCCCGACCGCGTACGACAGGGTGCTCGCCACGCGCTTCGGCTGGCACGCGGTGGAGGCCGCGCACCGCGCCGACTACGGGCGGATGACCGCGCTCCGCGGCACCGATGTGGTGATGGTGCCGCTGGCGGAGGCGGTGACCGAACTGAAGACGGTCCCGAAGGACCGGATGGACGAGGCGGAGTCGGTGTTCTAG
- a CDS encoding helix-turn-helix domain-containing protein, with protein MHRRSAHERQPQHQPEQPYPHPHPHSYQAPATDPHAPDSAPTPPFNAPAARKLRIALGMGPEHVAYGMRSSYGLPYVTPDLVAAWEHGDIAPTGPELTALAGVLWCSTAELIGTPRTLREHRMARGVAAEDVARAVGLELAAYLRMEETGEWRGTDRQCAALAAALDLALADLITVTGREPRLRELLHGAVTTRWQAQVRPTVKLLSLDRRLLEDVLQEMHTEYQGLMAATLTWANGTAATDSGDAGRDYLDRITDHFWSLVRRATIRP; from the coding sequence GTGCACCGACGCTCAGCCCATGAACGGCAGCCCCAGCACCAGCCCGAGCAGCCGTACCCGCATCCGCATCCGCACTCGTACCAGGCCCCGGCCACGGACCCACACGCCCCCGATTCCGCCCCCACCCCGCCCTTCAACGCCCCCGCCGCCCGGAAACTCCGTATCGCACTCGGGATGGGGCCGGAGCATGTCGCCTACGGAATGCGGTCCTCGTACGGACTCCCGTACGTCACCCCGGACCTGGTCGCCGCCTGGGAGCACGGCGATATCGCGCCAACCGGCCCCGAACTCACCGCGCTCGCGGGTGTGTTGTGGTGCTCGACCGCCGAACTCATCGGTACACCGAGGACGTTGAGGGAACATCGGATGGCACGCGGGGTCGCCGCAGAGGACGTCGCCCGTGCGGTCGGGCTCGAACTCGCCGCCTATCTCCGTATGGAGGAGACCGGCGAGTGGCGCGGCACGGACCGCCAGTGCGCCGCCCTCGCCGCCGCGCTCGACCTCGCGCTCGCCGACCTGATCACCGTCACGGGGCGCGAACCGAGGCTCAGGGAGCTGCTGCACGGCGCGGTGACCACGCGCTGGCAGGCCCAGGTTCGGCCGACCGTGAAGCTGCTGTCCCTCGACCGACGCCTCCTGGAGGACGTCCTCCAGGAGATGCACACCGAGTACCAGGGCCTGATGGCCGCCACTCTCACCTGGGCCAACGGCACCGCCGCCACCGACTCGGGCGACGCCGGCCGTGACTACCTGGACCGGATCACCGACCACTTCTGGTCACTGGTCCGGCGAGCGACCATCCGCCCGTAG
- a CDS encoding PPOX class F420-dependent oxidoreductase — protein MTKATQLDEHIRERLLAPNFWHLATVGVDGAPQVSPMWVDIESRDGSEYVMVNTSVGRVKEENLRRNPGVSLSHIDSGNPYDRAEIRGRVVGFVEGEEAERAMDRLTQKYIGEERYPWLLPGERRLMILIEPVRVRRVVGVEPFRPGKLG, from the coding sequence ATGACGAAAGCGACGCAGCTGGACGAGCACATACGCGAGCGCCTACTGGCCCCGAACTTCTGGCACTTGGCGACGGTGGGGGTGGACGGGGCGCCTCAGGTGTCACCCATGTGGGTGGACATCGAGAGCCGTGACGGGAGTGAGTACGTCATGGTGAACACGTCGGTGGGCCGGGTGAAGGAGGAGAACCTGCGCCGCAACCCGGGTGTCTCCCTCTCCCACATCGACTCCGGGAACCCCTACGACCGGGCCGAGATCCGGGGCCGGGTGGTCGGGTTCGTGGAGGGCGAGGAGGCGGAGCGGGCCATGGACCGGCTCACGCAGAAGTACATCGGCGAGGAACGCTATCCGTGGCTCCTGCCCGGGGAGCGGCGCCTGATGATCCTGATCGAGCCGGTGCGGGTGCGGCGGGTGGTGGGGGTGGAGCCGTTCCGGCCTGGGAAGTTGGGGTAG
- a CDS encoding carbohydrate ABC transporter permease encodes MPTLNTRRLAADAGLLVIAAAFVLPLAWVILSSVDPKANLTVKVPDGVTLDNFDAVLTPEITFTPLLNSLLLCGGGTLLTVVCAALAAYPLSRFRSRLNRPFLLTILFATSLPITAIMVPVYALFVQVNLIDTMQGTIFFFAASQLPFAIWLMKNFMDGVPKELEEAAWTDGASSLQSLIRVVLPLMGPGVAVVTVFSFVMMWGNFFVPFMLLLTPEQMPAAVSINEFFGNRGTVVYGQLAAFSVIYSTPVILLYVGVARRLGGGFALGGAVKG; translated from the coding sequence GTGCCCACTCTGAACACCCGCCGCCTGGCGGCCGACGCGGGACTGCTGGTCATCGCCGCGGCCTTCGTCCTCCCCCTGGCGTGGGTGATCCTCTCGTCGGTGGACCCGAAGGCGAACCTGACGGTGAAAGTCCCCGACGGCGTGACCCTGGACAATTTCGACGCCGTCCTGACCCCGGAGATCACCTTCACACCACTCCTCAACAGCCTGCTGCTGTGCGGCGGAGGGACTCTGCTGACGGTGGTGTGCGCGGCGTTGGCTGCCTACCCCCTCTCCCGCTTCCGCTCCCGCCTGAACCGCCCTTTCCTCCTCACCATCCTCTTCGCGACGAGCCTCCCGATCACGGCGATCATGGTCCCGGTCTACGCGCTCTTCGTCCAGGTGAACCTGATCGACACCATGCAGGGCACGATCTTCTTCTTCGCCGCGTCCCAATTGCCGTTCGCCATCTGGCTGATGAAGAACTTCATGGACGGCGTCCCGAAGGAACTGGAGGAGGCGGCGTGGACGGACGGCGCGTCGTCGCTTCAGTCGCTGATCAGGGTCGTACTACCGCTGATGGGGCCGGGCGTGGCCGTGGTGACGGTCTTCTCGTTCGTGATGATGTGGGGCAACTTCTTCGTCCCGTTCATGCTGCTCCTGACCCCGGAGCAGATGCCGGCGGCGGTGAGCATCAACGAGTTCTTCGGGAATCGGGGGACGGTTGTTTATGGGCAGTTGGCGGCGTTCTCGGTGATCTATTCGACGCCGGTGATTTTGTTGTATGTGGGGGTGGCCAGGCGGTTGGGTGGGGGGTTTGCTTTGGGTGGGGCGGTCAAAGGGTGA
- a CDS encoding carbohydrate ABC transporter permease, which produces MKRPATGPPHPVHPALRAVTRAVPLTPATILLLLFLAGPIAYCAYIAFTDLQLTGQAEDSFIGFDNFRTAFGDEAFLNAVWLTLVFTVVSALLGQNTLGLALAALMQRASKPVRTLVGGIVVTAWVLPEVVAGFLLYAFFRREGTLNALLDWLHLPTQNWLYTLPILAVSFANVWRGTAFSMLVYSAALNEIPKEITEAAEMDGAGGWHRMWHITLPMIRRSIGTNLMLITLQTLSVFGLIWVMTRGGPGGKSQTLPLFMYEEAFQKSMIGYGTAVALLLLVVGSLFSVIYLRLLRTEV; this is translated from the coding sequence ATGAAGAGGCCGGCGACGGGACCTCCGCACCCCGTTCACCCCGCTCTCCGAGCGGTCACCCGGGCCGTCCCCCTCACCCCGGCCACGATCCTCCTTCTCCTCTTCCTCGCCGGCCCCATCGCCTACTGCGCCTACATCGCCTTCACCGACCTCCAGCTCACCGGCCAGGCCGAGGACTCCTTCATCGGCTTCGACAACTTCCGCACGGCCTTCGGGGACGAGGCCTTCCTCAACGCGGTCTGGCTGACCCTGGTGTTCACGGTGGTCTCGGCCCTGCTCGGCCAGAACACCCTGGGCCTGGCGCTGGCGGCGCTCATGCAACGCGCCTCGAAACCCGTCCGCACACTGGTCGGCGGAATCGTCGTCACGGCGTGGGTCCTCCCGGAGGTCGTGGCCGGCTTCCTCCTCTACGCCTTCTTCCGCCGCGAGGGCACCCTGAACGCCCTCCTCGACTGGCTCCATCTCCCGACCCAGAACTGGCTGTACACACTCCCGATCCTGGCGGTGTCCTTCGCGAACGTCTGGCGCGGGACAGCCTTCTCGATGCTGGTGTACTCAGCCGCCCTGAACGAAATCCCGAAGGAGATCACGGAAGCGGCGGAAATGGACGGCGCGGGCGGCTGGCACCGTATGTGGCACATCACCCTCCCGATGATCCGCCGCTCCATCGGCACGAACCTGATGCTCATCACCCTCCAGACCCTGTCGGTCTTCGGCCTGATCTGGGTGATGACGCGGGGCGGCCCGGGCGGCAAGAGCCAGACCCTCCCCCTCTTCATGTACGAGGAGGCCTTCCAGAAAAGCATGATCGGTTACGGCACGGCGGTGGCGCTGTTGTTGCTGGTGGTGGGTTCGCTGTTCTCGGTGATCTATCTGCGGCTGCTGCGGACGGAGGTGTGA
- a CDS encoding extracellular solute-binding protein: MRPTAPHPRRSPRRSPHRSPLRLLLTAALAITAPGALAACGSGSGSDPDTVEVSYKQSTDNQVRVMDTFLADVKKQFEKANPGKTVKLVPIKAPDSEYYTKVQQMLRSPKTAPDLVYEDTFLINSDITSGYLKPLDDYLAKWKDWDQFIDTAKTAAKAEDGKTYGIPDGTDTRGLWFDKAIFAKAGLPADWQPKTWDDVLDAARTIKRKVPDVIPLNVYTGKPAGEAATMQGFEMLLYGTEGATSGGGASDPLYDEKSKKWKAGTQGFKDSLAFVETVYKEKLGPEVSDALDPNISTRVRGELLPEGKLGINLDGSWLPQDWLPGSGHEWPEWSEKLGLAPMPTQNGQSPGKVSMSGGWTWAIPDKAGNPDLAFKFIETMQTKANAQKWYIANSGIAVREDVASDPAYAEAQPGIKFFTDLVSSTHYRPAYPAYPKVSTAIQEAMESVTTGDASVAEAAKNYDEELKTATDDQVTEGAEE, translated from the coding sequence GTGCGCCCCACCGCACCCCACCCCCGCCGATCCCCCCGCAGATCCCCCCACCGATCTCCTCTCCGCCTCCTCCTCACCGCCGCGCTGGCGATCACCGCGCCGGGCGCGCTCGCCGCCTGCGGCAGTGGCTCCGGCAGCGACCCGGACACGGTGGAGGTCTCCTACAAACAGTCCACGGACAACCAGGTCCGGGTGATGGACACCTTCCTCGCCGACGTCAAGAAGCAGTTCGAGAAGGCGAATCCGGGCAAGACGGTGAAACTCGTCCCGATCAAGGCCCCGGACTCGGAGTACTACACCAAGGTCCAGCAGATGCTGCGTTCTCCGAAGACGGCGCCGGACCTGGTCTACGAGGACACGTTCCTCATCAACTCGGACATCACGAGCGGCTATCTGAAGCCGCTGGACGACTACTTGGCCAAGTGGAAGGACTGGGACCAGTTCATCGACACGGCCAAGACGGCGGCGAAGGCCGAGGACGGAAAGACGTACGGAATTCCGGACGGCACGGACACACGTGGTCTCTGGTTCGACAAGGCGATCTTCGCGAAGGCGGGCCTGCCCGCGGATTGGCAGCCGAAGACGTGGGACGACGTCCTCGATGCCGCCCGCACCATCAAGCGGAAGGTCCCCGACGTCATCCCCTTGAACGTCTACACGGGCAAACCCGCCGGTGAGGCGGCCACCATGCAGGGCTTCGAAATGCTGCTCTACGGCACGGAGGGTGCCACGAGCGGTGGCGGAGCGAGCGACCCGTTGTACGACGAGAAGTCCAAGAAATGGAAAGCGGGCACCCAGGGCTTCAAGGACTCCCTCGCCTTCGTCGAGACGGTCTACAAGGAGAAACTGGGCCCCGAGGTCTCCGACGCCCTCGACCCCAACATCTCCACCCGGGTCCGCGGCGAACTCCTCCCCGAGGGAAAGCTCGGTATCAACCTCGACGGCTCCTGGCTCCCCCAGGACTGGCTGCCCGGCAGCGGCCATGAATGGCCCGAATGGTCGGAGAAACTCGGCCTCGCCCCTATGCCCACCCAGAACGGCCAGTCCCCCGGCAAGGTGAGCATGTCCGGCGGCTGGACCTGGGCGATCCCCGACAAGGCCGGAAATCCCGACCTCGCCTTCAAGTTCATCGAGACGATGCAGACGAAGGCGAACGCCCAGAAGTGGTACATCGCCAACTCCGGAATCGCCGTCCGCGAGGACGTGGCGTCGGACCCCGCGTACGCCGAGGCCCAGCCCGGCATCAAGTTCTTCACCGACCTGGTGTCGAGCACGCACTACCGCCCGGCGTACCCGGCGTATCCCAAGGTCTCCACGGCCATCCAGGAGGCGATGGAATCGGTGACGACGGGCGACGCGTCGGTGGCGGAGGCGGCGAAGAACTACGACGAGGAACTGAAGACGGCGACGGACGACCAGGTGACCGAAGGGGCCGAGGAATGA
- a CDS encoding ankyrin repeat domain-containing protein: MKRRRRKKLSHRLFEAILSGDARTTKALLRGGANPEGRDADGTTPLYLASVQGEAEVARLLLEAGASPDTESRGPGAEGTPLCAAACWGHTATVRELLTHGADPHLREDHGTGWSPLDWADHGPHPDTAALLRSWRAG; this comes from the coding sequence ATGAAGCGGCGACGGCGGAAGAAGCTCTCCCACCGCCTCTTCGAGGCGATCCTGTCCGGTGACGCCAGGACCACGAAAGCCCTGCTGCGCGGTGGAGCGAACCCTGAGGGCAGAGACGCGGACGGCACCACTCCGCTGTATCTGGCATCGGTGCAGGGAGAGGCCGAAGTGGCCCGCCTGCTCCTGGAGGCCGGGGCTTCGCCCGACACGGAGAGCCGCGGCCCCGGCGCGGAGGGCACCCCCCTGTGCGCCGCCGCCTGCTGGGGACACACCGCGACGGTCCGGGAACTCCTGACCCACGGCGCCGATCCCCACCTCCGCGAGGACCACGGCACGGGCTGGTCCCCCCTGGACTGGGCGGACCACGGCCCGCACCCCGACACGGCCGCGCTGCTCAGGTCGTGGCGGGCCGGCTGA
- a CDS encoding response regulator, whose product MTKAGSDPIRVLVVEDDPVAADAHMMYVGRVPGFTAVGKAHTGAEARRALDRMPVDLLLLDLHLPDVHGLQLARSLRAAGHHADVIAVTSARDLTVVREGVSLGVVQYVLKPFTFATLRDRLVRYAEFHAAAGEASGQDEVDRALATLRAPGPAALPKGLSAPTLERVTVTLRDAGEGLTAAGVAEAVGISRITARRYLEHLVDAGRAARSPQYGQVGRPELQYRWVKG is encoded by the coding sequence ATGACGAAGGCCGGGTCCGACCCCATCAGAGTGCTGGTCGTCGAGGACGACCCCGTGGCCGCCGACGCGCACATGATGTACGTCGGCCGTGTCCCCGGCTTCACGGCGGTCGGCAAGGCCCACACGGGCGCGGAGGCGCGGCGCGCGCTGGACCGGATGCCGGTGGACCTGCTGCTGCTGGACCTCCACCTGCCGGACGTGCACGGTCTGCAGCTGGCCCGCTCGCTGCGCGCGGCCGGTCACCACGCGGACGTGATAGCGGTGACGTCGGCGCGGGACCTGACCGTGGTCCGGGAGGGCGTCTCGCTGGGCGTGGTCCAGTACGTCCTGAAGCCCTTCACGTTCGCGACCCTCCGCGACCGCCTGGTCCGCTACGCCGAGTTCCACGCGGCGGCGGGCGAGGCGAGCGGCCAGGACGAGGTGGACCGCGCCCTGGCGACCCTGCGTGCGCCGGGGCCCGCCGCCCTCCCGAAGGGCCTGAGCGCCCCGACCCTGGAGCGCGTGACGGTGACCCTCCGGGACGCGGGCGAGGGCCTGACGGCGGCCGGGGTCGCCGAGGCGGTCGGCATCTCCCGCATCACGGCCCGCCGCTACCTGGAGCATCTGGTGGACGCGGGGCGGGCGGCCCGCAGCCCGCAGTACGGGCAGGTGGGGCGGCCGGAGCTGCAGTACCGGTGGGTGAAGGGCTAG
- a CDS encoding ATP-binding protein encodes MRVPSLFRPRSLAGQLFAVQAVLIAAVVAGYALFTYVSDRSQAEEAGTRQARAVAVTVADSPSVRAAIHTSEPSRRLQPYATEVQRHAGVDFVTIMTPDGIRWTHPNPELIGEHFLGHIEQAQNGESFTETYTGTLGPSVRAVVPIMEKGKVIGLVSAGIRVQAISDRVQEQLTALVGVAAGALALGGMGTYIVNARLRRHTHNMNAAELSNMHDYHQAALHAVREGLLMLDGQYRVALINDGARELLGVTDDVVGRSVADLGLPAPLTGALLSSEPRVDEVLLTAERVLVVNTSPVSGGQRRGAVVTLRDVTELQSLTGELNSERGFTEALRSQAHEAANRLHTVVSLIELGRADEAIDFATAELELAQALTDKVVAAVSEPVLAALLLGKAAQANERGVELVVSEDSRIDDGLLPESLPARDLVTVLGNLIDNAVDAAQGSVGARVTVTAYTDETGEADEADAPDSPGAGGGPSEGPVLVLRVTDTGAGVDPAHAEAVFERGFSTKPAGPGGRGLGLALVRQTAHRHDGTLTVSEAAGGGAEFEVRLPLGAHGGDGAGPVPAVRDSVGHDAAVRDDDVQAPRAAVAGGDDV; translated from the coding sequence ATGCGCGTCCCTTCCCTGTTCCGTCCCCGCAGCCTGGCCGGTCAGCTCTTCGCCGTACAGGCGGTGCTGATCGCGGCCGTCGTGGCCGGGTACGCGCTGTTCACGTACGTCAGCGACCGCAGCCAGGCGGAGGAGGCGGGGACCCGCCAGGCCCGGGCCGTCGCGGTCACGGTGGCCGATTCCCCCTCGGTCCGGGCGGCGATCCACACGTCCGAGCCGAGCAGGCGGCTCCAGCCGTACGCCACGGAGGTGCAGCGGCACGCGGGCGTCGACTTCGTCACGATCATGACGCCGGACGGCATCCGCTGGACGCACCCCAACCCCGAACTGATCGGTGAGCACTTCCTCGGCCACATAGAGCAGGCCCAGAACGGCGAGTCCTTCACCGAGACCTACACCGGCACCCTCGGCCCGTCGGTCCGCGCGGTCGTCCCGATCATGGAGAAGGGCAAGGTCATCGGTCTGGTCAGCGCCGGTATCCGGGTCCAGGCGATCAGCGACCGCGTCCAGGAGCAGCTGACGGCCCTGGTCGGAGTGGCCGCCGGCGCGCTGGCGCTCGGCGGTATGGGCACCTACATCGTCAACGCCCGCCTCCGCCGCCACACGCACAACATGAACGCCGCCGAGCTGAGCAATATGCACGACTACCACCAGGCCGCGCTGCACGCCGTGCGTGAGGGTCTGCTGATGCTCGACGGCCAGTACCGGGTGGCCCTCATCAACGACGGCGCGCGGGAGCTGCTGGGGGTGACCGACGACGTGGTCGGCCGCTCGGTGGCCGACCTGGGCCTGCCCGCCCCGCTGACGGGCGCCCTGCTCTCCTCCGAGCCCCGGGTGGACGAGGTGCTCCTCACCGCCGAGCGGGTGCTGGTGGTGAACACCTCCCCGGTCTCGGGCGGCCAGCGCCGGGGCGCGGTGGTCACCCTGCGGGACGTGACCGAACTGCAGTCCCTCACGGGCGAGCTGAACTCCGAACGCGGCTTCACCGAGGCGCTGCGCTCCCAGGCGCACGAGGCCGCCAACCGTCTGCACACGGTCGTCTCGCTCATCGAGCTGGGCCGCGCGGACGAGGCGATCGACTTCGCGACGGCGGAGCTGGAACTGGCCCAGGCCCTGACGGACAAGGTCGTGGCGGCGGTGAGCGAGCCGGTCCTCGCGGCCCTGCTGCTGGGCAAGGCGGCCCAGGCCAACGAGCGGGGCGTCGAGCTGGTGGTCTCCGAGGACAGCCGCATCGACGACGGCCTCCTCCCCGAGTCCCTCCCCGCCCGCGACCTGGTCACCGTCCTGGGCAACCTGATCGACAACGCGGTGGACGCGGCGCAGGGGTCGGTGGGGGCCCGGGTGACGGTGACGGCCTACACCGACGAGACAGGCGAGGCGGACGAGGCGGACGCGCCGGATTCGCCGGGCGCCGGGGGCGGGCCGTCGGAGGGCCCCGTGCTGGTGCTGCGGGTGACGGACACGGGGGCCGGGGTGGATCCGGCCCACGCGGAGGCGGTCTTCGAGCGCGGTTTCTCGACGAAGCCGGCGGGGCCGGGCGGGCGGGGCCTGGGCCTGGCCCTCGTACGGCAGACCGCGCACCGCCACGACGGCACGCTGACCGTGTCGGAGGCGGCCGGGGGCGGCGCCGAGTTCGAGGTCCGGCTGCCGCTCGGTGCACATGGCGGCGACGGGGCCGGGCCGGTTCCTGCGGTGCGGGACTCCGTGGGGCATGATGCCGCGGTGCGGGACGACGATGTCCAGGCCCCTCGGGCCGCGGTGGCTGGAGGCGACGACGTATGA
- a CDS encoding cation:dicarboxylate symporter family transporter, whose product MASTTHTAPTAPAKRDRTHYLYIAVIVAVALGIAVGLIAPDFAVELKPIGTGFVNLIKMMISPIIFCTIVLGIGSVRKAAKVGAVGGIALAYFTVMSLVALGIGLVVGNIVEPGTGLAVTDAIKETGQAQVSAEAKDTTEFLLGIIPTTIVSAFTGGEVLQTLLVALFAGFALQAMGDSGQPILRGVEHIQRLVFRILAMVMWAAPIGAFGAIAAVTGSAGLDALKSLAVLMLGFYITCFLFVFIVLGALLRIVSGLNIFTLFKYLGREFLLILSTSSSESALPRLIAKMEHMGVSKPVVGITVPTGYSFNLDGTMIYMTMASLFIADAMGTPMSVGEQIPLLLFLLVASKGAAGVTGAGLATLAGGLQSHKPALVDGIGLIVGIDRFMSEARALTNFAGNAVATVLIGTWTKEIDKERVEQVLAGQLPFDEKTLLDDGHGSAPAPAAEPEGEKELAKA is encoded by the coding sequence GTGGCCAGCACCACCCATACGGCACCTACCGCACCCGCCAAGCGGGACCGCACCCACTACCTGTACATCGCCGTGATCGTGGCTGTGGCTCTCGGCATCGCCGTGGGTCTCATCGCCCCCGACTTCGCTGTCGAGCTGAAGCCCATCGGCACCGGCTTCGTCAATCTGATCAAGATGATGATCTCCCCGATCATCTTCTGCACGATCGTGCTGGGCATCGGCTCCGTACGGAAGGCCGCGAAGGTAGGCGCCGTCGGCGGTATCGCCCTCGCCTACTTCACCGTGATGTCGCTGGTCGCCCTCGGTATCGGCCTGGTCGTCGGCAACATCGTCGAGCCGGGCACCGGCCTCGCGGTCACCGACGCGATCAAGGAGACCGGTCAGGCGCAGGTGTCGGCCGAGGCCAAGGACACCACCGAGTTCCTGCTCGGCATCATCCCGACGACGATCGTCTCCGCCTTCACCGGCGGCGAGGTCCTCCAGACGCTGCTCGTCGCCCTCTTCGCCGGCTTCGCGCTCCAGGCCATGGGCGACTCCGGCCAGCCGATCCTGCGCGGTGTCGAGCACATCCAGCGCCTCGTCTTCCGCATCCTCGCGATGGTGATGTGGGCCGCCCCGATCGGTGCCTTCGGCGCCATCGCGGCCGTGACCGGTTCCGCGGGCCTCGACGCCCTCAAGAGCCTCGCCGTGCTGATGCTCGGCTTCTACATCACCTGCTTCCTCTTCGTCTTCATCGTCCTCGGCGCGCTGCTGCGGATCGTCTCCGGCCTGAACATCTTCACGCTCTTCAAGTACCTGGGCCGTGAGTTCCTGCTGATCCTGTCCACCTCCTCCTCCGAGTCGGCGCTGCCGCGCCTCATCGCGAAGATGGAGCACATGGGCGTCAGCAAGCCCGTCGTCGGTATCACCGTCCCGACCGGCTACTCCTTCAACCTCGACGGCACCATGATCTACATGACCATGGCGTCCCTGTTCATCGCCGACGCCATGGGTACGCCGATGTCGGTGGGCGAGCAGATCCCGCTGCTGCTCTTCCTGCTGGTGGCCTCCAAGGGCGCGGCGGGTGTCACCGGCGCCGGTCTCGCGACCCTCGCGGGTGGTCTGCAGTCGCACAAGCCCGCCCTGGTGGACGGCATCGGCCTCATCGTCGGCATCGACCGCTTCATGAGCGAGGCCCGCGCCCTGACCAACTTCGCGGGCAACGCGGTCGCCACGGTCCTCATCGGCACCTGGACCAAGGAGATCGACAAGGAGCGGGTGGAGCAGGTGCTCGCCGGACAGCTGCCCTTCGACGAGAAGACGCTGCTGGACGACGGCCACGGGTCCGCGCCGGCGCCCGCCGCCGAGCCGGAGGGCGAGAAGGAACTCGCCAAGGCGTGA
- a CDS encoding MerR family transcriptional regulator, which yields MRIGELAERAGTTTRALRYYEARGLLPARRTGNGYRTYDEADLRLLRQIRTLQDFGFDLEETRPFVECLRAGHPEGDSCPASLAVYRRKLDELDALIGELAAVRASVGAQLARAERARERLAAEAEVPGGPEPECELGLGGGEL from the coding sequence ATGCGCATCGGGGAACTGGCGGAACGGGCCGGGACGACGACACGGGCGTTGCGGTACTACGAGGCGCGGGGGCTGTTGCCCGCGCGGCGGACGGGCAACGGGTACCGGACGTACGACGAGGCGGATCTGCGACTGCTGCGGCAGATCCGGACCTTGCAGGACTTCGGGTTCGACCTGGAGGAGACGCGGCCGTTCGTGGAGTGTCTGCGGGCGGGGCATCCGGAGGGTGACTCGTGCCCGGCGTCGCTGGCGGTGTACCGGCGGAAGCTGGACGAACTCGACGCGCTGATCGGTGAGCTGGCGGCGGTGCGGGCGTCGGTCGGTGCGCAGCTGGCGCGGGCCGAGCGGGCGCGGGAGCGGCTGGCGGCCGAGGCGGAGGTTCCGGGCGGTCCGGAACCGGAGTGCGAACTGGGCCTGGGAGGCGGGGAGTTGTGA
- a CDS encoding thioredoxin family protein, with amino-acid sequence MIRAAGVAEVTDADFGAEVIGAELPVLVEFTADWCPPCRQMGPVLSALAAEEGARLKVVQLDVDTNPETTHAYRVLSMPTFMVFKDGEPLKAMVGARPKRRLLEELADVL; translated from the coding sequence GTGATCAGAGCGGCGGGTGTGGCCGAGGTGACGGACGCGGACTTCGGGGCGGAGGTGATCGGGGCGGAGCTGCCGGTGCTGGTGGAGTTCACGGCCGACTGGTGTCCGCCCTGCCGGCAGATGGGGCCGGTGCTCAGCGCCCTCGCGGCGGAGGAGGGGGCGCGGCTGAAGGTGGTGCAGCTGGACGTGGACACGAACCCGGAGACCACCCACGCGTACCGGGTGCTGTCCATGCCGACGTTCATGGTGTTCAAGGACGGTGAGCCGCTGAAGGCGATGGTCGGCGCGCGGCCGAAGCGGCGGCTGCTGGAGGAACTCGCCGACGTGCTCTGA